TTCGGGGCAGAATTTGTCCATTTCAGGAGTTTCTTCGCTGGCTGCAGGTGTTGACAATGAAGAAAGTGAGTAAAGGATGGCAGGATCACATGGTAGTTGACCAGATTATAAGCCTTTTGCACAGATCATCTGTTCATGATGAGATTTGTACCTCAATAATCTTAGAATCATAGGTTCTTCTACAGCGTTGTCTTTATCTCTGATAAACTCTAAAAACATCTTCCAGGTAGTGCCTATTTCGAACCGGAGTTCAGCCGAAAAAGCCTCAGTAGCGACTCTACCGAACTTAAGCACGTGCCAAGTAACTCAAGCTATGCAGTTGACAGACCAATCTACTCAGCTCTGAATGCAAATGACGGGTCAGTCGATTTGAGCTCAGAAGAGGATGCCGCCAATATCCTGAAGGATGAAAAAGTCGCTCTGATCAGGCTGCAGCAGGAGTTCTACCGATGCGAAAACGCCCGGGCAGCCGAGAAGCACAAGCTTGAGATGGAGAATCAGAAATACGAGCTGGAGCGGCGAAAGGTGGAGCTGCGGAAtatgcgcc
This genomic stretch from Drosophila mauritiana strain mau12 chromosome 2L, ASM438214v1, whole genome shotgun sequence harbors:
- the LOC117148164 gene encoding myb/SANT-like DNA-binding domain-containing protein 4, which codes for MLATKRVRARAKNFTIEEEEILENLILAHRDVIRNKQKDPTIWRKKSEAWKQIEADFAIQTGVERSWQALREKYTNNLRLMRKNGTLSDEEEKIDNAPDSGQNLSISGVSSLAAGVDNEESSAYFEPEFSRKSLSSDSTELKHVPSNSSYAVDRPIYSALNANDGSVDLSSEEDAANILKDEKVALIRLQQEFYRCENARAAEKHKLEMENQKYELERRKVELRNMRLKNELLEAEILEKRRKVGPSNASS